The following is a genomic window from Solanum stenotomum isolate F172 chromosome 4, ASM1918654v1, whole genome shotgun sequence.
atacatgtttttggatataacatatgcaattgatacttgatacatcaaattcatactagatacatgaaattaatattaggtatatatataaataactagatacataaaattaatactagatacgtATAACAAGTATATGAAATTAATGTTAGATACTTCTttgatacatatgaatgtacttgtatGACACTCATATATCTAAatgtttagtttgttggataaatcatatattgataatagatacatcaaattaatgaatttattattttaagagtaataatttgaaattaatcaaattacattaccaaaatatacatgtttttatcttatattaataatattaatgaatttactatttcaaagaataataaaatgaaattaattatctatgtattttgaaaatcctcaattactcctctaattaaggaaataagttacaaccaattaatttaaataaataaattttctatcTCAATTTTTGTATCCAGACTCATGTATCCTAATCATGAAATATGgtagaggaagtaatatttgaaactattggGAATCTTATAGTAATTAAGACCTAAACTAGTGTGATTTATGTGATTTGCCCTTCTTTTAATTAACCACTCAAAATTAGTAAGCCCTAATTATTATATGAAGCTACTTATAAAAGCAGTAAAAGTGGTCCACTAttaatttaatgtttttttttaaaccaccaactaaattaatttattaaaactaATCCCATTAGTTCTATAATTgtagttacgaatagtccaaaatacccaTTTAAAATTCATCAGAAGAGTCTTTTATGCAATAAaaagctctagtactcaaaacgaccaaacGGATCGTTACAGTGACATTACATgtatacaatttttaaaaatatttatacgtaaaagtatttattttgatgtaatttataaatattttaaaaaaaaattcatagatttttatctttcaacacatttattttaagtttgagaCTTAGAATTTTGAGTGATTTCAAAAAGGTAATAGCTCATAGATATTAGTAACTCAATAATGTCGAATATatgttcttaagttttacattggtttacacaattaaaatacataaactatttttattatttctttggCATTTAATCATGCAACTAATACTTATTATAACATGACTTAGTACTTTTAAATCATGgttattttcattatgacttataAATCTACAATATTTATTCTatgcgatttcattattattttttattgaatattttagtgtcatcaccCATCttgaattttaagttattttcttaagataCACCGTAgatagttatattttggtagaattaaagaaATGTTTAAAGTAGAAGTTAGTTGTGTGTTTGTATGAAGACTTCACtcgaataaataaataaatccaaaatcccgagaaaattgaaaaatcctAAAATAAGTGATGTTAGAAAATccaatttttattaatttggttGATGTAcagatttaaaattttaacacaAATGATTACATTTGATATTAGAAAAATTCGAATCAACCATGTCATGTATACCTAAAGCAACAACAATAACACATTCAAAGTGATTCCACAAGCAGATCTAGTCGCAGACCTTACTGACTACTTGTGTGAGTAGAGAACAAAGTGTTTCAAAACTGGTCTTGAAAAATAAATGTGTAGAGAAACCACTAtccccaccaccaccaccaacaataacaaaaagGAGAGAAATCAATACTCAATTACCTATTAATCTTTTATCTTAATCCTTGACTTTCACGTTCTTATATCTAAGATCATATTCACATTGAACTGAAGATATATGATATCAAACAATTCAAAGCAtacgatttttttttcaactttagaAGTAAAAATCATATAATAAGTTGATCACGAGTATATAACAGTTTTGcatctaaaaaaattaacaaaatattctttaaataaaaatatatacaatttcacttaagaatttattattttaaatgccTTTCATCAAAATATAACTTCAGATCACCAACTCAATTTATTGAGACGCTCTTATAGTGTAAAAATATCTAGGAACGGACCCTCCTAGATATCTCACATATTTTTTTCGCCTATGATTTAATTGTCATGTTAATTGTTAGGTGTGATCGAAATCAATAGTTCTATGAATGTGGCACTCGAAATCTagctaatttattttattaagtcaAAGGATTGATATCTCACATAATAGTAATACAAGTAATAATTGATTTAGACTACCCAAaagtaattatattttctttttacataaaaaaaaccgTTTTAACTTTGCTCTATTTatcataaaatgaaattttgtcGTCCTTATTTTATGCAATATCTATTTTatcattgatatttttttttttaaaaaaaaaaattattaatataatatttttttattttatatataatatttatttttcttaacctagctatttatttatcatgttcTTGCTTTATCTTCATATGAATGAACATGACTGATGACTATGTAGGTACAATGTATTCTAGGCAAGTCAAACTATATGTAACAATCTTACACTATATCAACAAAACTAGTAtctttttgacaaaaaaaaaagtcgtATAATGAGTATAAAATTTGTAGAATTTCTCTTAGTCTAGAAAAAATAGCATATatgagtaattattttttttcaactatTGGCTCCAAGGCTTGatctgcttgttcttgaatttgattattttgtattttaactCAAGGGGTTGAAGCTtagttttaaatatgaaatttgaacttCGATTGTTATTGCATCACCTATGGGCTCTTATGGCAAGCTGAGTTATTGAAATGATTAGTAAGGCGCAATGAACTTATAATTCATTAGATGCTTATAACGAATGGTAACTAAGTACCATAAATAATATGTTTCCGTTTATTCAATCATTTGATAACTAAAGTCATTGGTCGATAAATGATCACTATGTGTTTGACATACACTTTAGAATAATTTAAGATTTGCATAGACAATAAAGTAAAATGAATACTGGCCAACACATAGAGTATTCTATAATAAGTACTTGAAACAAATATATGAATGAATGCAACAATTTCCCTATTGTATTAAGAATTTAACTATTATTACCTAGGCTTTTACCTGATCCCACCTTCAATATTTTTGCACAGAGAACACCAGATACAAGATTCTATGAGCAATTACTCTTTTTTCGTGACGTTTTTCGTTTACAGTAGTATGgacaatctatatatatatatatatatatactctactCTGTCTTGTCTTCTTCTACATCACCACCATTAGATGTCCCATCTCCACCAGGCGTTGATCTCACTTCGGATGGAATTCTTACATCCTTTGTTGGTAAAGGGGAGGGTTTTATGAGTGTCAAGGTGATATCCTTATCAAACTCTTCACTATCATCAGAATAGGCATATCTGGTTGTATCGAAAAGAAAACCAATTAGAATATAAGTGTAGAAAAGGAAAGTAAATATCGCGAACATATAGGTTCTACCAAAtgccaaattttttttacaGAAAGACCTGTGGTTTTTGAGATTCATTTCATGAAGAAGGAAGATATGAAATGGTTTGAAGAAAGCGATCCTGAATCTTTGACACCAGGAAAATatgtatcattttcttctttactTCTCAACTGACAAAGGAACTTTATTCGTTCATGATCTCTCAATGGAAATGGGGAAGGTTGGGTGAAGGAGAAAATCATCTCATTTTCTCGCATGGTCAAAGTATTCATACTCTATTAAGATAAAAATTGCCATGGATCCCTAGTTCAGAGGACATTTCAGATcatctttgttctttttttatataagaaaGAACACTCATCATTACTAAGCGAtcatttttagcatgttttatgGTAGAGCAATTTCACACTAGGAGCCCTGTGAACTCAATCAAATCCAAAACATGCATTATAGAGATGAAAGCCTGGTCGTCTTACCTCATGGAGTTTTGAGATGGAGCCCAAAGAGCACAGATGACGCAAAGGAGAGAGAAAGACAACACTTGCCAGAAGGCAGGAATAATCCAGGCCTTTTGCCATCGCTCATTGTACACGTCAGTGGACTTGAAGTACAGCTGCCATGGAAAAACAAGTTTTAATGCTTAGCTTGGTAATACAAAAAACCGGAAAAATTAGGACGATAAGAAACTTGTGTTATATGAACTCAGGTACGAGATAGGAGGACATTCCAATTTTGAAGGATCCACATAAGCCCCCAATCATTCCAACTGATCCTAAGTTGAGGAAAGTAAGAATCTCGCTACCAAACATATGTGCTTCAGCTAATGGAAATGCTTAATAAATAGGTAGGTCTCCTAGCCCTTGCACTCATTAAACTTATTTACTCATTATACCTCAGTAATAGATTTACCCTTTCCTAAAATTTTGCTCATTTAGGTTTCTTAAGAATTCCTGgatagaagaaaaagataagTTGAGTTATGATgcttttacttatttatttaatggCTTAGAGCAGATGAACAGATCACGAATAACATTACAACTGTAACACCAATAAAAGCACCACCTTCCTGTCACCCGTAAGCACCTAATTTTACTGTTTTCATGTTTGTTTATCAAGAATTGCAGGTCAGTTAATGGATTAGATGAGTGCTGGATATTTTGGTTACTGTTTCAACAAACCCATTCCCTGTGGCCTGTACACCACTTGAGCATTAAGGTTTGgctatttttcctttaattcaGATCTCTTTGAAAAGATCACTTTGGGGTTGCCATCATTTGGCTCTTTCCAGGGAGAGTAGACAAAATCTAAGAATCGCTATATTAGATTGAtggaaataaacaaaaagatcAGCCTTAAATTGAAGATAGCCAAATATTACCTCATAGCATACCCAACCAACAGAAACAATAACTGCAACAGCTAGAGCATTTGTGAACCTCCGGTATATGTCTAACTTGGCCAACAATCTTCTAGCCTGTCAATCCACAACAGCAGCAAATGAACTACCATTGATTGATAGTAAGAATGATTGGAAACATGAAGTCATGTCATAATTAACcttcacatatatatatatatatgaaggtGAACATGTATCACGTCAAGATCTCTGGTCActcacaaatatatatttgaaggtGAACATGTATCACGTCAAGATCTCTGGTCACACACAAATACATTAATAGGATAGGAATTGTGGAAAGGAAGCCCTTTTGTAGACCAGCAAATTGACACAAAGTTATAAGCAAAAGTAAAGGTCACTGTACCTGAAGTTTATTCAAAGTTGCAGAAAGGGAATTGAATATCCAGAGGATGAAGAAAGCATCCAAGATTGCCACAGGAAGTACAAAAAACAACCTTGCTTTTCCTGAGAAATCACTAACAGTACCAACATTTTCTACCAGTTCAAGCACTTCCGATGCCAGAAAGAAAGTTCCTCCAAGCAAAAGAACCTTGGATGTAAGACCACCAAGGGTAGGTCTAACAACACCATACCCCATAGAgaccatcaaaataatcaaACGAGCAACTGTGCGCTTTACTGCACCAAAGGTAACAGCCCATACAGTGATCCCAGTTGGTCTGACTCCGGTTTCATTGAATTCAGCATAATCAAAGTACCATAATGCCATCTCAAACATGCCCAACGTTATAACGAGAGTAATACAATTTTGTAAAGCAAGAACTTCTCTCCAGAATCTCGCATACTGAGAAAACCAAAAGATCCCTAGTAACACAAACATAAGAGACATGTACCCATAGAAATTCATAAGTGGTGCCATTCTACCAGGTAGGTAACCAGTAGGATTTTTCCATATGGTTTTCCCTTCAACAACAACTTCCTTAAGATTATGGTCGCAGTGCATAAAGTACACATTGTACATTCCAGTTTTTGTTACATGTATTGTTCTCGGCTGCAGTTTTGCTTCAAACTCATCAATGCCAAATGAGGCACCAAATATTTTAGGCCAACCAGGATTATTAGTAGATGGGCGGTGGATTATTTCCCCTTGTGTACAAACTCCCAGTTTTGCAAGATCTGCTGTGCAACAAACAGCTCTTTGCCCCCCATAGGCAGAGCCGCCAATTGTCTCTCGGTCATCCACCTCAAAAACAACGGCATGAATTGATCCTGAGCTAAAGTTTGAAAATTCTTCAGGTCTCCGGAATATAATCTTCTCAAAGCTGATTTTTACAAACGATAAAGGTCAGAAAATGCTGAACTTTTATCTCTGTGATATATGTTTCTATTGCCAACAttccaacaacaataacaaggAAAAATGCTTGAGCTCAGGGGCGAATTTACATGTTAAAAATGGGGCATGTTAACCCGTGGTCTCACTGTAAAACTAGGTATTTGATgtatatttctaaaatttggTATAATATTATCTGTTCACACCTATGCTACAAGAATGCTAAATGGTGCACTTGGTTGGATGTTGAGTTATTTACCTAGGGATCAATTTCCACTTAATACCTTCTTCAGTGTACTTTTAGCAGAAGAATGGTGTAATATTTGACATGTAGCTTAAGTTTCCATGTGACAAGTTAGAATTTAAGCTTTAAATAATGGATCATGTCGAAAGGGGCAACTTTGAGAATCTAAAAAATTCAGATatcatttttcactttgaaaacaaaactttttcaaatttcacaataaaaCTTGACCAAACGCCATGGAAATGAAAAACTATTTCACTTTATTTGGAGTTTTTGAAGTTGGAGTTGTGTTATTTTCTCGCACACCACAACATACATGTAGGCCTGATATGACATGGATTATTGATCTTCTTCAAGGACACCGCATGCCTATGTAGAAATCTACAGGTTTCTATCCTGAAGCGTTTTGTCAGCTAAT
Proteins encoded in this region:
- the LOC125861720 gene encoding uncharacterized protein LOC125861720, whose amino-acid sequence is MSSFGASASAIVVLCLWSLHFTQASLHDYSAEKFANKGNVFVVHGGSEGIYSSNSNLNQSSTSSSDGHSFIRFEKIIFRRPEEFSNFSSGSIHAVVFEVDDRETIGGSAYGGQRAVCCTADLAKLGVCTQGEIIHRPSTNNPGWPKIFGASFGIDEFEAKLQPRTIHVTKTGMYNVYFMHCDHNLKEVVVEGKTIWKNPTGYLPGRMAPLMNFYGYMSLMFVLLGIFWFSQYARFWREVLALQNCITLVITLGMFEMALWYFDYAEFNETGVRPTGITVWAVTFGAVKRTVARLIILMVSMGYGVVRPTLGGLTSKVLLLGGTFFLASEVLELVENVGTVSDFSGKARLFFVLPVAILDAFFILWIFNSLSATLNKLQARRLLAKLDIYRRFTNALAVAVIVSVGWVCYELYFKSTDVYNERWQKAWIIPAFWQVLSFSLLCVICALWAPSQNSMRYAYSDDSEEFDKDITLTLIKPSPLPTKDVRIPSEVRSTPGGDGTSNGGDVEEDKTE